From Xiphophorus couchianus chromosome 23, X_couchianus-1.0, whole genome shotgun sequence, one genomic window encodes:
- the rbm22 gene encoding pre-mRNA-splicing factor RBM22, whose translation MATSLGSNTYNRQNWEDADFPILCQTCLGENPYIRMTKEKYGKECKICARPFTVFRWCPGSRMRFKKTEVCQTCSKMKNVCQTCLLDLEYGLPIQVRDTGLTVKDEIPRSDVNKEYYTQNMEREIASSDGTRPVGQLGKAPSSSDMLLKLARTTPYYKRNRPHICSFWVKGECKRGEECPYRHEKPTDPDDPLADQNIKDRYYGINDPVADKLLKRASTMPRLDPPEDKSISTLYIGGLGDTVTDGDLKGHFYQFGEIRTITIVQRQQCAFIQFATRQAAEMAAEKSFNKLIINGRRLTVKWGRSQAARGKDGVKEGVSEMGTRLDPVPGLPGALPPPPALDEEAPANYFNLDPSSSPAIMNIALPPPPGINPPPPGYGPPMFHPMGPMAPPVPPPMTMRPPGTIHYPSQDPQRMGAHSAHGARHTE comes from the exons ATGGCGACCTCCCTAGGCTCTAACACCTACAACAGACAGAACTGGGAAGACGCG GATTTCCCAATTCTGTGCCAGACATGTTTAGGGGAAAATCCTTACATCCGtatg ACCAAGGAGAAATATGGAAAAGAATGCAAG ATCTGTGCTCGGCCCTTCACCGTGTTCAGATGGTGCCCAGGCTCACGGATGCGTTTTAAGAAGACGGAGGTCTGTCAGACCTGCAGTAAAATGAAGAACGTTTGTCAGACATGCCTTCTTGACCTGGAGTATG GTTTGCCTATCCAGGTCAGAGACACTGGCCTCACTGTTAAAGATGAGATTCCCAGGTCTGATGTGAACAAAGAGTACTACACACAGAACATGGAGAGAGAG ATAGCCAGTTCTGATGGCACTCGACCAGTAGGCCAGCTTGGTAAGGCTCCAAGCTCCAGTGATATGTTGCTCAAATTGGCCCGAACTACGCCGTATTACAAGAGGAACCGGCCTCACATTTGCTCCTTCTGGGTGAAGGGGGAGTGTAAGAGAGGAGAAGAGTGTCCCTACAG GCACGAGAAGCCTACAGATCCTGATGACCCTCTGGCTGACCAGAACATTAAAGATCGTTACTACGGCATCAATGACCCAGTTGCTGACAAGTTGTTGAAGCGGGCTTCAACTATGCCCCGACTGGACCCACCAGAGGACAAGTCCATTAGCACTCTTTACATAGGCGGCCTGGGAGATACAGTAACAGACGGAGATCTCAA GGGTCACTTCTACCAATTTGGAGAAATTCGCACCATTACTATAGTCCAAAGGCAGCAGTGCGCCTTTATCCAATTCGCCACTCGGCAGGCAGCAGAGATGGCTGCAGAAAAGTCCTTTAACAAACTAATCATTAATGGACGGAGACTCACTGTCAAGTGGGGAAG GTCTCAGGCAGCCAGAGGAAAAGATGGCGTGAAGGAGGGAGTGAGTGAAATGGGAACCAGACTGGATCCTGTACCTGGCCTGCCTGGAG CACTTCCTCCACCACCAGCTCTCGATGAAGAGGCTCCAGCAAACTACTTCAACCTAGATCCAAGCTCCTCACCTGCCATCATGAACATTGCTTTACCGCCACCTCCAGGCATAAACCCCCCTCCACCAG GTTATGGCCCTCCGATGTTTCACCCCATGGGTCCCATGGCCCCACCTGTCCCCCCTCCTATGACAATGAGACCCCCTGGTACAATCCATTACCCGTCCCAGGATCCCCAGCGCATGGGTGCCCACTCGGCACACGGCGCACGCCACACCGAATAG
- the LOC114139345 gene encoding myozenin-2 isoform X2, whose amino-acid sequence MIKGKPLEIHSGVDGLTRQRMLQAKALSQEARGGLNLGKKISVPKDVMMEELNLSSNRGSRMFQERQRRAEKFTLENVANGPYNPNAHLELSPPLQSVSVPQGGKENQAFSIPGYSGPLKEIPHEKFNTTVIPKSYCSPWREALGGSEELLNTLNTQLPQPPQRLQPANYRCFNRTPMPFGGTMASKRVIPVIGFEAVEPQKLPGVALDRMCRRPNFNRAPRGWGIDYSPESNEL is encoded by the exons ATGATTAAGGGAAAACCATTGGAGATACATTCCGGAGTGGATGGCTTGACCAGGCAGAGGATGTTGCAAGCTAAAGCTCTGTCTCAGGAGGCCAGAGGAG GTCTGAACCTGGGGAAGAAGATCAGTGTACCAAAAGACGTGATGATGGAAGAGCTGAACCTTTCCTCCAATCGAGGCTCTCGCATGTTTCAGGAGAGACAGAGGAGAGCCGAGAAGTTTACATTAGAGAACGTTGCCAATGGACCTTATAATCCCAAT GCTCATCTTGAACTCAGTCCCCCCCTGCAGTCAGTCTCCGTGCCGCAGGGAGGAAAAGAGAACCAGGCTTTCTCCATCCCCG GCTACTCTGGGCCCCTAAAGGAAATTCCACATGAGAAGTTCAACACGACGGTAATCCCCAAATCCTACTGCTCCCCATGGAGGGAAGCTTTGGGAGGCAGCGAAGAGCTTCTGAATACGCTCAACACCCAGCTGCCACAACCCCCACAAAGACTACAGCCTGCTAACTACAGGTGCTTCAACAG AACTCCGATGCCATTTGGCGGCACAATGGCCAGCAAGAGAGTCATCCCAGTTATTGGCTTTGAGGCCGTGGAGCCCCAGAAGCTTCCCGGCGTCGCCCTAGACCGTATGTGTAGACGGCCAAACTTCAACAGAGCGCCAAGAGGATGGGGAATAGACTACAGCCCTGAATCTAATGAGCTATGA
- the LOC114139345 gene encoding myozenin-2 isoform X1, with protein MIKGKPLEIHSGVDGLTRQRMLQAKALSQEARGGLNLGKKISVPKDVMMEELNLSSNRGSRMFQERQRRAEKFTLENVANGPYNPNAHLELSPPLQSVSVPQGGKENQAFSIPGKHSLVMNLQKTVAKKGNPNVLAPGYSGPLKEIPHEKFNTTVIPKSYCSPWREALGGSEELLNTLNTQLPQPPQRLQPANYRCFNRTPMPFGGTMASKRVIPVIGFEAVEPQKLPGVALDRMCRRPNFNRAPRGWGIDYSPESNEL; from the exons ATGATTAAGGGAAAACCATTGGAGATACATTCCGGAGTGGATGGCTTGACCAGGCAGAGGATGTTGCAAGCTAAAGCTCTGTCTCAGGAGGCCAGAGGAG GTCTGAACCTGGGGAAGAAGATCAGTGTACCAAAAGACGTGATGATGGAAGAGCTGAACCTTTCCTCCAATCGAGGCTCTCGCATGTTTCAGGAGAGACAGAGGAGAGCCGAGAAGTTTACATTAGAGAACGTTGCCAATGGACCTTATAATCCCAAT GCTCATCTTGAACTCAGTCCCCCCCTGCAGTCAGTCTCCGTGCCGCAGGGAGGAAAAGAGAACCAGGCTTTCTCCATCCCCGGTAAGCACAGCCTGGTCATGAACCTTCAGAAGACTGTAGCAAAGAAGGGCAATCCCAATGTCCTGGCTCCAG GCTACTCTGGGCCCCTAAAGGAAATTCCACATGAGAAGTTCAACACGACGGTAATCCCCAAATCCTACTGCTCCCCATGGAGGGAAGCTTTGGGAGGCAGCGAAGAGCTTCTGAATACGCTCAACACCCAGCTGCCACAACCCCCACAAAGACTACAGCCTGCTAACTACAGGTGCTTCAACAG AACTCCGATGCCATTTGGCGGCACAATGGCCAGCAAGAGAGTCATCCCAGTTATTGGCTTTGAGGCCGTGGAGCCCCAGAAGCTTCCCGGCGTCGCCCTAGACCGTATGTGTAGACGGCCAAACTTCAACAGAGCGCCAAGAGGATGGGGAATAGACTACAGCCCTGAATCTAATGAGCTATGA